From the genome of Medicago truncatula cultivar Jemalong A17 chromosome 2, MtrunA17r5.0-ANR, whole genome shotgun sequence:
atttattgtttttaactcatgagtagtattttattttttgttttgttttgcaaaAGGTATAGATAAATGTGGAAACATGATTACTGACTAGCATAAATTACACAATGATAGAAGGGAACATTTATAACCAACTTTGGACTTCAATCTATTTCTTAACAATTGATGTTACATGGAACCTGCacacaaattattaaaaaacaatagatAATGGCAATTTTTACGGTACACTCAAAAAAAttgagtgtatcggtacactcaaaaaaattgagtgtaccggtacacccatatattaaatgaatagtttaatgaatatttttttcttagaaaaaatatattttctattagttacaattataataattatattttatttttcaaaagtgtcggcaaatcaaaattcaaatttttttaatttttaatactcatattattgaatattgattatttttttgataaaatgttaaaaaattagtatgattcttataaacgatgaaatgatattttttcttatgaaatgatattttttaaaatataaaagtcgataGACAtctctttattacataaaaatgattgttaacttattgaattatgaaataggtgtaccggtacaccttaatttaagggtgtaccgtagaaactcCCATAGATAATTACATTTGAACTAAATATAACTATTTAACTTCATACTactattttctctaaaaaaaaaaaacttcatattaCTATTTGATATTAACAGTATTATCGATAACAAGTTCTCTATTAAGTTTggtcaacaaaaaataaattctgTCTTCAGTTAATTGAAGATTggtagaagaaaaagaaaaaattaagggATAACGAGAGACTACAACATCAAAAGTTTTGAAGcaacttcttttatttttttatttaatgaaaagATGTAAGGAaccaaaaaaagagaaattacaTTTTAACTAACCGTGGAGTGGTTGCTCCAACATGGttaataaatcataaatgtTTAATATGAGTCGGACATTGCTTCTAAAAAATCACATTAGAGCCATCTTCACACATCATTGATTGTTAAAGCATCGACCTCGACACACTTGTCAGCCTCACGATACATGTGACACACTAACCTTCCAATCCAATTCTAACCACAAAATAATTCACTGTACTATGTGAGAGTAAAACACGTTGGTGTGTTGTTTAATACAAAATTACTTAGCTAGACAAATCAATGAGGAGGTTTGCAACCAATTTGAttgtttgaagtttgaaaaaGTGGACACTGGTATTCAAGTACCAGTGGTCTCAATATTTTTCCTAGGAAACTGCAAAAATCTTAAAGATGACTACTCTTTTGCTCCTTATTTGCTGTTTTAAGTCTACAAAACAACGTTTCCAAGTCGTAAAGGGCTTATAAACACACAGAAAAGCCGTTCGGGAGTTACAAAGCGAACCACTTTGGGGGGCAATAAGCAAAATTCAATCTCCAATTGAGAACTTTGCAATCATTCTGAAGCTTCACTCTTGTTTTCTTGGTTGTATGGTTGCAAACTTTGGTTGATGCAATGATAATCCCATAACTTGTCCTTGAATAGCAGGATCTAAGACCTTTGCAGGACTATCTATTACGAATAGGTGCACAAATGAGTCAAAAACATGATACAGGTTTGAATGTATTGCATTCAATGATAAGATTGCATTTCCCGCACCAGAAACAATTTGAACGTTTCTCTTTAGGCCCGCCCGCTCAATATCTCTAAAACACCCTAAATACACTTTTGGTAGTTATCTACCAGATGTATGTTTGACAAATAAACGTTCATCCGATAGATAACTACTGGATGTCTATTTAGAGAGCCTTAGAGATATTGGGCCTAAAGAGAAACACCCAAACAgtttaagggtgtgtttgttttagattttttttataaaaaaattacttttatcatttttgtgtttgtttaggatttttagaaaaataattttatgctACTGAGTTTAGCATTGATATAATCAGCATATTAAACATTGGATGCAACCGTTTATGCTGTCTTAGGTAGTAGAAGTGCTATAATAGAAGTGAGTGGATGTTCTCTGCTTTGTAAAGTGTACATTtcttaacaagaaaaaaaaaattgatttaaataaataaaagatgcaTCACTTTGCACAAAACAGTTGGCAAAGGTTCAGTCATCAAAAtcgaaaaacaaaaaaaaaaaacacaaactaaAAATGTGAacacatacatacatatgtTGACAATTGTTCTCCATCAATTAGTAGCATGACCTTGAACTCATTAGTCAAGATTCCCAGTCTGAAAATTTGGCACATTATCACTCATAAGTCATAATATTGACAGCTTTCTACAGTTGAATCACCATTTACATTATACAAAAGAAGGGACAAAtctttgttgtttgatttgcaGAAAGACACAAGAAGAAACATAGCTGGTAGGATGAAGTCAAGGATGATCAGTCCAAAGCATTGAAAAATTCTGCATGAACTGATCAAAGGGGAAACTCCCAAGCAGCCAAAGTTAGATTAATCTGTCCCTTGTGACTGGTTTCCTGGTTCATGTTCCTGATAGgtgaaaacaattgaaaatgATTCATCATTAAAGTTGACCTCACACACAagctttttataaaaaaagtgtcctttctttcttctctgaCAGATAAAGGTTTTCATTATAGAGAACATTAGATTTAGATGAACAACAAAAACTGTGCTGTCGGGGCTTCACCCAACGAAGCCATGTTCCTCGGTCACAATCATAAGGCGAATATTTACGACTAAATCAACGACAAAACTATCATCATATCCATACCTTCTCAAGAACATGGGTTCGGGATAGTGAACTAAGCTGGCTACTTTCCATATTTGCAAGTAACTGAACGACAGTCTTCAGCTGTGGAACACTACAAATTTTGAACTCAAATCAGcaatatataaaaaacataTCCTACACTGATAcaaagttaaaagaaaataactgcAGCGACTTCGAATCAATGTTGTCAAAATAGCGGCTATAGCTTAAcataatttgaacaaaccacttTTATTATGCAACACGGGATTAATAAAAAGTGTTGCCAAATAGCAGTTACATAGGCAGGCGCTATAGTGCTATTATGTAACATActaatttgaacaaatcgctGTTTTATGTAATCAGTAGCCATCGATAGAATATATATTCAAGATGAATATAACAGTTTCAGCACGAAGTTAAAGCTCATGATAATAACATTTCAAAAGCCACTTGAATTCAAAATATACATGTATAACGATAATAATACAACACAGTCATAATGACTTATCAATTAGAGAAGAAAAGATTCTAACTTTTGCAACCCATTTTCCATGTGTGCATCCAGAGACGATATTACTCTCGGCAACTGCTCTAAAACCTGTacaacaaaaccaaaaccattACACACACTTCAAACGTTTGCTCacactcaacaacaacatttcATCAATTCAATTACCTGCTGTGTGTTCTTAACAGTAGAAACCTTCGCCAAAAGATTCTTGGGAAGCTTAACAAGTTTAGCCTACAAAACAAGTCAAAAGTCAAGACCCTAAAAAAGTagaaatcaaacaacaacatcaataatcACATATGTAGCACAAACACTTCTGATCTTTTTAGTACGACAATCTAACTTTAGATTGAAACCGTGCCCGGTGTCTGGCACGTGTCAGTGTCCAATACAACAACGACGCATGTGATTACTgattacattaaattatgtCTTATCGTGTCTGTGTGTGCCCGAGCTTCATAGTTCATAGCTTCCGACCGAAGGCATGTCTGACACTGGACATGATacacacatgtgattacattcaattatgtaaTTCTCTTTAACTACTACCAATGCCGACGTGTCAGTGTCATGTCCAGTGTGTCTTCATTGGCACTTTACTAATTAGTAAAAGGTTCACTaaacatcaattttcaattaaaatcaatttgaaacaaaatcaattttccaattttctattcattttgatgttgaatttgaattatgAATGATATTGAGGAAGAGAAGAAAGTACCTGAGCAGGAGAAGAGTGTTGCATGAGGTGAAGAAGGTTTGATGTTGATTGCACTGTCTGTGAGATTTGCTCGGCGACTACTGCCTTCGCTGAATTGTCGCCGCCGGTAGCTGCGTTTTGCGTCGACATAGGTCGCCACAGCGGCCTTCGTCTGTTTGCTGCGGTTGGTGGATCTTGACGCCGTTGTTCCATTTTTTTCATCCCTTTTattccttcaactttttttaCTGCTCACAATTTTTTACTGAATTTCATTTCAAGCATTTGTCACTCATGATCTGCTTCTTAATCGGTTTTTACGGTGCAAaggtaaatattttttgagaattGCTCTTCCCCACGTTTGGTTTGGTTGTGctacacgagtaaattactcaaatgcccctcggcagttaactgccgaagttttagaaatacgGCTGGAGTTAACCGctgaggaaaacttcggcagttaactaccgaggaaaactgaaaacttcggcagttaactgccgaggaaacctcaaacctgtttttttttttttttgacaaaatccataaattgtcattaataacaaactttttttttttgacaaaaaccataaattgtctttaataatatttattgattttgaatgtttcaatcattattttggtacgtttcaaataattgcagtattatacttatgcgtatatatcttaataagaataacatttaaatcagtgtaaaaattaaacatttgaatattgttttgcacattacttaaataccaataataataaaaaaatcgttaaaataattgtgcacaacgattttttttaaggtataatatgttgttatattttctacattaaaataattgtgtacaaagatttttttttatttaagtaatttgcaaaacaatattcaaatacttaatttttacacttattgaaatgttttttgaggacttaaatgttaagcctaaaacaaagaaaaaggaaataaaagaagaaaattccgtgaaagttctttggaaataaaatattcactaaTGTTGAAGATCAAAACAGttataaccaaaaaagaagaagatcaaatgactaatacaattaaaataattgtgaatatttccgtaaaaaggaaataaaagaagaaaattccgtgaaagttctttggaaatagaatattcactattgttgaagatcaaagcagttataaccaaaaaagaagaagatcaaatgagtaatacaattaaaataaataaggaaggcaaatcaataaaattaaaaacaaattattaagaaaaatcaatgaaaaatgataaagaccgcaaaatattctcaaagaatatttatggtttttgtaaaaaaaaaaaaaagtttgaggtttcctcggcagttaactgcagaagttttcagttttcctcggtagtttactgccgaagttttcctcggcaaa
Proteins encoded in this window:
- the LOC11405253 gene encoding tobamovirus multiplication protein 2B: MKKMEQRRQDPPTAANRRRPLWRPMSTQNAATGGDNSAKAVVAEQISQTVQSTSNLLHLMQHSSPAQAKLVKLPKNLLAKVSTVKNTQQVLEQLPRVISSLDAHMENGLQNVPQLKTVVQLLANMESSQLSSLSRTHVLEKEHEPGNQSQGTD